One Gavia stellata isolate bGavSte3 chromosome 34, bGavSte3.hap2, whole genome shotgun sequence DNA window includes the following coding sequences:
- the LOC132320286 gene encoding olfactory receptor 14A16-like: MSNGSSITEFLLLALADTRELQLLHFWLFLGIYLAALLGNGLIITTIACDHHLHTPMYFFLLNLSLLDLGFISTTLPKSMANSLWNTRAISYGGCAAQIFFFLFFIVGEYCLLTVMSYDRYVAICKPLHYGTLLGSRACVHMAAAAWGSGFLNAMLHVANTFSLLLCQGNAVDQFFCELPQILKLSCSESYLREVGATVVSVFFGFGCFVFIVLSYVQIFRAVLRIPSEQGQHKAFSTCLPHLVVVSLLTSTAIFAYVKPPSISSPSLDLVLAVLYSVVPPAVNPLIYSMRNQELKNAIRKVVAWMFFNTDKLPISVHK; encoded by the coding sequence ATGTCCAATGGCAGCTCCATCACCgaattcctcctcctggcattggcGGACacaagggagctgcagctcttgcacttctggctcttcctgggcatctacctggctgccctcctgggcaatggcctcatcatcaccaccatagcctgcgaccaccacctccacacccccatgtacttcttcctcctcaacctctccctccttgacctgggtttcatctccaccactctcccaaagtccatggccaattccctgtggaacaccagggccatctcctatgggggatgtgctgctcagatctttttctttctcttcttcattgTAGGGGAGTACTGCCTTCTTACAGTCATGTCCTACGACCGCtatgttgccatctgcaaacccctgcactacgggaccctcctgggcagcagagcttgtgtccacatggcagcagctgcctggggcagtgggtttctcaatgCTATGCTGCATGTGGCCAACACATTTTCCCTACtgctctgccaaggcaatgcagtggaccagttcttctgtgaacttccccagatcctcaagctctcctgctcagaatcctacctcagggaagttggggcTACTGTCGTTAgtgtcttttttggttttggatgttttgttttcattgtgctgtcctatgtgcagatcttcagggctgtgctgaggattccctctgagcagggacagcacaaagccttttccacgtgcctccctcacctggtcGTGGTCTCCCTCCTTACCAGCACTGCAATATTTGCCTATgtgaagcccccctccatctcctccccatctttGGACCTGGTGCTGGCAGTTCTctactcggtggtgcctccagcagtgaaccccctcatctacagcatgaggaaccaggagctcaagaaTGCCATTAGGAAAGTGGTTGCATGGATGTTTTTCAATACTGATAAACTTCCAATCTCTGTTCACAAATGA